The Chryseobacterium phocaeense genome includes the window GTTCGCACCAGCCTTTTACGTATAAACCTACGTTGTTTTTGGTATCCCTTTTACCGGAAAAACTGGCCTCGATATAGAACTGGTAGCTGCCGCAGTACTGCTTATCAATCCTGAATTTATAGCCTGTAGTAGACGGAACCTGATAAATAATGATTTTACGGTCATTGGTTTGCCTCATCCAGATCACCGGCTTCTTTTTGTCCTCGGCTGTGGTATCCGGCAGCCATTCACTCACCTGGAAAGTCACATCCTGATTTGGCACAATAGTCACTCTCTGACCTGCAACAGACATTTTCGGATAATAATTACCTTTTGTAACCCTTATTTTTTTTACACCTTTTGCCATTTCTTTATCGTTTAGTTTACACTGTCTTCCCCGCCATACCTGGGTTGCTCATTATACATTTCCTCGGAATCCACCAGCGGATTGATCTGCTGCTGCACGTCCTGATCGGCATTTTTAAAGTTCTGCGCACTGCCTTCCGTTCTCTGCCCGTGGTCTATGATTTCAATACACGGTGTTCCGGCGATGGCACAGACTGCCTTGCTGGTTTCCACGATGATGTATCCGCCGTTGTTGAGCTGCACTTTTTCATAGAAATCCTTCCATTCCGTTACCATGATCTTGCAGGGCGGCGGCGGGCTTCCCATTTTGGTGCAGTTTCCGAATGTATTTTTTTCAAATGTGGCGGCTCCTATTTCCTTCGTGGTAACGATCAGTTTTTTGGAGGCCTGTTTATCATTGGCGTATTCTTTCTCATGTGAGAGTACTTTAAGCTTGTCCGGAGCCTGCCCGAACTGGCATTTGCACGTAGCACCCTGTACTACAATATGTTTTTCTGCCATGGCTAAAATTCTTTATTTGAAATTACTAATCTGGTTAAATATTCATTCCCGAATTCCAGGCGGACAAAGGATGAATTCATTTTAAAAGTCACCACAGTCAATGCGCGGGAAGTATTTTCATCGGTATCCACCGTGGTCTGATAAAGCTGTGCATTGTACCGTGCAAACTTCTGTTTCGCTTCGGATGGTGGAGTATCATTGAATACGAGGTCATACGGTAATCCTGAAACCATATCGCTTCCGTAGTACTGAATGGCATAATATTCCTGCCCGTCATTCATGTGGGCATAGATCATATTAAAATCGTCAAAATCCCAGTTGGAATATTTCCCGTTTTTACAGTCTTTACATTCCGGCTGGGAAGGATCTGTCTTTAAAAGTTTTGTAAAGGTATCCGATGAGGCCGGCAGGGCAATAAACTGTTTTTTGCCGAATAAATTCTGAAGGGTTTTTGATGTTTTTTTCTGCTTTGGAGTTCCGTCTGCTGTGGCCACTGTAGGCGCATCGGAATAAGTAGTCTCTGCTTCAAATGATGCTGCATCCGCGACTTCCGCACCTGCTGCGGGTTCCGAAGGTTTATAGTTTAAAAGAAATTCTTTGATCTCCTGCTCTACTTTTCCTGTCGATTTGGTAAGTTTTGCATCCACCTCTTTTTTTGACCAGCTGTCCGGAATAACTTTTTCAAGGTATATGGTAACTTTAGTGCTTTTTGAGGACACTTTTTTCATATTGACCATCCAGATCGCCTGCTGAATAAACTGTTCAGATCTGGCACCGTTTTTCAATGCGAGATTCAGGTAAGGATTTTTAGAAGTTCCATTAAATTTCAGATTGTACAGATCAATGGTGGTTGAAAAATCTTTATCCGATGCAGCCGCAGCTTTAGGATCATCTTTTGTAAAATCGTTCTGAAAATAGAAAATGGAGTTTTGCAGGGTCTCAATATCTTTCGGAACATTGAACTCTGCTTTCTGCCCGAAGAACAGGCTAAAATTCAGTATAAAGATCCATATAAAGAGTTGATGTAATTTAATTTTCATGTTATTACGTTTTTTTTATTCAGTCTGCCAATGCAGCTACCACTACAGCTATTTTCTTTTTCTTCTCAAGCTGGATATCACATTCCAGATACATGGATTCCGGGAGCTGGGTTTCCCCGTTCAGATAGCAGGCTATTCTGAACTTTCCTTCCTGATTCATCACCGGGTTGTCTTCGATGATCATGGAAAAAGGAGCTTTATTCAAAAAATCATACACCGTTCTTTCATCGTTCAGCCTGCCTTCTGCTTCAATAGCAACCAGATCATACTCATCTTTGAGCGGATCAATCTCCAGGTTTAATTCATATCTCGGTTCCACAGGATTATTAAGGATAGGAAAGCCCGTTGACATCTCCGTTTGATATTCCTTTCCAAAACTCTGATACATCCCAAAAAACAGGGTCCTGATGAAATAATCATTTTTCAGATAAAGGTTGATCGCGTCGGGTTCAAAGATTACTTTTTCTATTTTTGAACAGTATTCATCCACTGTTTCCCCTTCAAATTCTTTATACACCTCTTCTTTTACGGCCGCCCATCTTTCTTTAAAAACCGAAATATTTTCTACCGCATTGAATTTTCCCTGCTCATCTACACTGATCTGCAGAGGATATAAAACTTTAGAGGTTTTATAAGCCAGGAGATCTGCTATTTCATTCACTTCTTCCTCATTCAGATAAAGATTTGAAGTTCTGTCTATTTCAAAAAAATGAAGCCTTTTCTCTGTTTTCAGCCAGCGTACCGATGTTTCATATTTCAGTTCATTTTTCACCTCATTATGTTCAATACTAATGGTTACTCCAAATCTTTTGAACCAATACTCCGGATGGAAACCCACAGCATTTGCTCTGTCGAATTTCACCAGCCTGCTTTTATCGGTCACCGCAGTTCTGGGAAGAAATATTTCCTTCTGACCCGTAAGCTCAATCAGGATCATATCTTTTACGCCGCAGTGGCTGTTATGAAACAGTTTCAAAGCTGCTGTATCCAGGTTGTACAGTGTTCCTATACTCCTTAAGCTCTCCCCTGCCTGAACGTTATGTATATTAAATTTCTGCATAAAAATAATCCGTCTTCCTTCTTCTTTTCTTTATTCTATTTGATGTTCTGTATATAAATAACCAGCAATACAATCGCTGACAGG containing:
- a CDS encoding DUF4280 domain-containing protein; protein product: MAEKHIVVQGATCKCQFGQAPDKLKVLSHEKEYANDKQASKKLIVTTKEIGAATFEKNTFGNCTKMGSPPPPCKIMVTEWKDFYEKVQLNNGGYIIVETSKAVCAIAGTPCIEIIDHGQRTEGSAQNFKNADQDVQQQINPLVDSEEMYNEQPRYGGEDSVN